TTCTGGTAGGCCGGGCCACGTCCACGGCAGCGCCAAACTTCAAGCGTGCCAGGCTGAAGGCGGAGATACGCGGCCGCTTCGACGGTGGTGAGTTTTGGGGTGGGATAAATCGATTTCATCCAGCTTCCTCCATGAAGATAC
The DNA window shown above is from Desulfovibrio aminophilus and carries:
- a CDS encoding helix-turn-helix domain-containing protein, whose amino-acid sequence is MKSIYPTPKLTTVEAAAYLRLQPGTLEVWRCRGRGPAYQKLGRRVVYDRSDLDAFARAHTVLTTDSYHLTESRHE